One genomic window of Cyprinus carpio isolate SPL01 chromosome A23, ASM1834038v1, whole genome shotgun sequence includes the following:
- the LOC109081543 gene encoding alpha-2,8-sialyltransferase 8E-like isoform X4 — translation MRYSLNMKTFTQDLNDFLNCPCKPNMTEHEQNRLRLQFCCNATGSLLLTKRNTAVNQTIPYETSTTDTYTMNAAIHSMLPEDFPWSGRRLGRCAVVGSGGILKNSSCGREIDIADFVIRFNLAYINDSDVGLKTDLITINPTQIQREFKNMERNPDPLVDRVSVYGNASLAIPAFAYTFCTGLSIKTLKVLHPIRPQQPVAFFSPIYLRAMDRFWKGRGLKSVRLSSGFMLINTALELCEDVHVYGFWPFGADLQDNPVPYHYYDQLRPHPYMHKMPEEFVRLLQLHSQGALTLHLQPCSSDTP, via the exons atgagg tataGTCTGAACATGAAGACTTTCACTCAGGACCTCAATGATTTCTTAAACTGCCCATGCAAACCGAACATGACCGAGCACGAGCAAAACAG aTTGAGGCTGCAGTTTTGCTGTAACGCCACAGGATCGTTACTCCTCACCAAACGAAACACAGCTGTCAATCAGACCATCCCATATGAGACAAGCACAACAGATACATACACAATGAATGCAGCCATTCACAGCATGCTGcctgag gATTTCCCCTGGAGCGGGCGTCGTCTGGGTCGGTGTGCTGTGGTCGGCAGTGGAGGgattctgaagaacagcagctGTGGACGTGAGATTGACATCGCAGATTTCGTTATACG gTTTAATTTGGCTTACATTAATGACAGTGATGTTGGGCTGAAGACGGATCTGATAACCATCAACCCCACTCAGATTCAGAGAGA attcAAAAACATGGAGCGAAATCCGGATCCGCTGGTGGATCGGGTCAGTGTGTACGGAAACGCCTCCCTTGCTATTCCTGCCTTTGCCTACACTTTCTGCACTGGACTGTCCATCAAAACTCTCAAAGTCCTCCATCCAATCAGACCCCAGCAGCCGGTGGCGTTCTTCAGCCCAATTTACCTGCGGGCAATGGACCGTTTCTGGAAGGGGCGTGGCCTGAAGTCAGTCCGCCTCTCCTCGGGGTTTATGCTAATTAACACGGCTCTGGAACTGTGTGAGGATGTGCACGTGTACGGATTCTGGCCGTTTGGCGCCGATCTGCAGGACAATCCCGTTCCGTACCATTATTACGACCAGCTGAGGCCGCACCCCTACATGCACAAAATGCCGGAGGAGTTTGTGCGGCTTCTGCAGCTCCACAGCCAGGGGGCGCTGACACTGCACCTGCAGCCCTGCTCCTCAGACACACCCTGA
- the LOC109081543 gene encoding alpha-2,8-sialyltransferase 8E-like isoform X1 encodes MTDALQRLRCAKLRRKFSVITPAKSLNMKTFTQDLNDFLNCPCKPNMTEHEQNRLRLQFCCNATGSLLLTKRNTAVNQTIPYETSTTDTYTMNAAIHSMLPEDFPWSGRRLGRCAVVGSGGILKNSSCGREIDIADFVIRFNLAYINDSDVGLKTDLITINPTQIQREFKNMERNPDPLVDRVSVYGNASLAIPAFAYTFCTGLSIKTLKVLHPIRPQQPVAFFSPIYLRAMDRFWKGRGLKSVRLSSGFMLINTALELCEDVHVYGFWPFGADLQDNPVPYHYYDQLRPHPYMHKMPEEFVRLLQLHSQGALTLHLQPCSSDTP; translated from the exons ATGACGGACGCGCTTCAGCGGCTGCGCTGCGCTAAACTCAGACGCAAGTTCTCCGTCATCACACCCGCAAAAAG TCTGAACATGAAGACTTTCACTCAGGACCTCAATGATTTCTTAAACTGCCCATGCAAACCGAACATGACCGAGCACGAGCAAAACAG aTTGAGGCTGCAGTTTTGCTGTAACGCCACAGGATCGTTACTCCTCACCAAACGAAACACAGCTGTCAATCAGACCATCCCATATGAGACAAGCACAACAGATACATACACAATGAATGCAGCCATTCACAGCATGCTGcctgag gATTTCCCCTGGAGCGGGCGTCGTCTGGGTCGGTGTGCTGTGGTCGGCAGTGGAGGgattctgaagaacagcagctGTGGACGTGAGATTGACATCGCAGATTTCGTTATACG gTTTAATTTGGCTTACATTAATGACAGTGATGTTGGGCTGAAGACGGATCTGATAACCATCAACCCCACTCAGATTCAGAGAGA attcAAAAACATGGAGCGAAATCCGGATCCGCTGGTGGATCGGGTCAGTGTGTACGGAAACGCCTCCCTTGCTATTCCTGCCTTTGCCTACACTTTCTGCACTGGACTGTCCATCAAAACTCTCAAAGTCCTCCATCCAATCAGACCCCAGCAGCCGGTGGCGTTCTTCAGCCCAATTTACCTGCGGGCAATGGACCGTTTCTGGAAGGGGCGTGGCCTGAAGTCAGTCCGCCTCTCCTCGGGGTTTATGCTAATTAACACGGCTCTGGAACTGTGTGAGGATGTGCACGTGTACGGATTCTGGCCGTTTGGCGCCGATCTGCAGGACAATCCCGTTCCGTACCATTATTACGACCAGCTGAGGCCGCACCCCTACATGCACAAAATGCCGGAGGAGTTTGTGCGGCTTCTGCAGCTCCACAGCCAGGGGGCGCTGACACTGCACCTGCAGCCCTGCTCCTCAGACACACCCTGA
- the LOC109081543 gene encoding alpha-2,8-sialyltransferase 8E-like isoform X3 translates to MAFLRWLLRLLTVLIVSHGLCVLFYYTPNTHSSREAMTDALQRLRCAKLRRKFSVITPAKRLRLQFCCNATGSLLLTKRNTAVNQTIPYETSTTDTYTMNAAIHSMLPEDFPWSGRRLGRCAVVGSGGILKNSSCGREIDIADFVIRFNLAYINDSDVGLKTDLITINPTQIQREFKNMERNPDPLVDRVSVYGNASLAIPAFAYTFCTGLSIKTLKVLHPIRPQQPVAFFSPIYLRAMDRFWKGRGLKSVRLSSGFMLINTALELCEDVHVYGFWPFGADLQDNPVPYHYYDQLRPHPYMHKMPEEFVRLLQLHSQGALTLHLQPCSSDTP, encoded by the exons AGAGGCGATGACGGACGCGCTTCAGCGGCTGCGCTGCGCTAAACTCAGACGCAAGTTCTCCGTCATCACACCCGCAAAAAG aTTGAGGCTGCAGTTTTGCTGTAACGCCACAGGATCGTTACTCCTCACCAAACGAAACACAGCTGTCAATCAGACCATCCCATATGAGACAAGCACAACAGATACATACACAATGAATGCAGCCATTCACAGCATGCTGcctgag gATTTCCCCTGGAGCGGGCGTCGTCTGGGTCGGTGTGCTGTGGTCGGCAGTGGAGGgattctgaagaacagcagctGTGGACGTGAGATTGACATCGCAGATTTCGTTATACG gTTTAATTTGGCTTACATTAATGACAGTGATGTTGGGCTGAAGACGGATCTGATAACCATCAACCCCACTCAGATTCAGAGAGA attcAAAAACATGGAGCGAAATCCGGATCCGCTGGTGGATCGGGTCAGTGTGTACGGAAACGCCTCCCTTGCTATTCCTGCCTTTGCCTACACTTTCTGCACTGGACTGTCCATCAAAACTCTCAAAGTCCTCCATCCAATCAGACCCCAGCAGCCGGTGGCGTTCTTCAGCCCAATTTACCTGCGGGCAATGGACCGTTTCTGGAAGGGGCGTGGCCTGAAGTCAGTCCGCCTCTCCTCGGGGTTTATGCTAATTAACACGGCTCTGGAACTGTGTGAGGATGTGCACGTGTACGGATTCTGGCCGTTTGGCGCCGATCTGCAGGACAATCCCGTTCCGTACCATTATTACGACCAGCTGAGGCCGCACCCCTACATGCACAAAATGCCGGAGGAGTTTGTGCGGCTTCTGCAGCTCCACAGCCAGGGGGCGCTGACACTGCACCTGCAGCCCTGCTCCTCAGACACACCCTGA
- the LOC109081543 gene encoding alpha-2,8-sialyltransferase 8E-like isoform X2, producing the protein MAFLRWLLRLLTVLIVSHGLCVLFYYTPNTHSSREAMTDALQRLRCAKLRRKFSVITPAKSLNMKTFTQDLNDFLNCPCKPNMTEHEQNRLRLQFCCNATGSLLLTKRNTAVNQTIPYETSTTDTYTMNAAIHSMLPEDFPWSGRRLGRCAVVGSGGILKNSSCGREIDIADFVIRFNLAYINDSDVGLKTDLITINPTQIQREFKNMERNPDPLVDRVSVYGNASLAIPAFAYTFCTGLSIKTLKVLHPIRPQQPVAFFSPIYLRAMDRFWKGRGLKSVRLSSGFMLINTALELCEDVHVYGFWPFGADLQDNPVPYHYYDQLRPHPYMHKMPEEFVRLLQLHSQGALTLHLQPCSSDTP; encoded by the exons AGAGGCGATGACGGACGCGCTTCAGCGGCTGCGCTGCGCTAAACTCAGACGCAAGTTCTCCGTCATCACACCCGCAAAAAG TCTGAACATGAAGACTTTCACTCAGGACCTCAATGATTTCTTAAACTGCCCATGCAAACCGAACATGACCGAGCACGAGCAAAACAG aTTGAGGCTGCAGTTTTGCTGTAACGCCACAGGATCGTTACTCCTCACCAAACGAAACACAGCTGTCAATCAGACCATCCCATATGAGACAAGCACAACAGATACATACACAATGAATGCAGCCATTCACAGCATGCTGcctgag gATTTCCCCTGGAGCGGGCGTCGTCTGGGTCGGTGTGCTGTGGTCGGCAGTGGAGGgattctgaagaacagcagctGTGGACGTGAGATTGACATCGCAGATTTCGTTATACG gTTTAATTTGGCTTACATTAATGACAGTGATGTTGGGCTGAAGACGGATCTGATAACCATCAACCCCACTCAGATTCAGAGAGA attcAAAAACATGGAGCGAAATCCGGATCCGCTGGTGGATCGGGTCAGTGTGTACGGAAACGCCTCCCTTGCTATTCCTGCCTTTGCCTACACTTTCTGCACTGGACTGTCCATCAAAACTCTCAAAGTCCTCCATCCAATCAGACCCCAGCAGCCGGTGGCGTTCTTCAGCCCAATTTACCTGCGGGCAATGGACCGTTTCTGGAAGGGGCGTGGCCTGAAGTCAGTCCGCCTCTCCTCGGGGTTTATGCTAATTAACACGGCTCTGGAACTGTGTGAGGATGTGCACGTGTACGGATTCTGGCCGTTTGGCGCCGATCTGCAGGACAATCCCGTTCCGTACCATTATTACGACCAGCTGAGGCCGCACCCCTACATGCACAAAATGCCGGAGGAGTTTGTGCGGCTTCTGCAGCTCCACAGCCAGGGGGCGCTGACACTGCACCTGCAGCCCTGCTCCTCAGACACACCCTGA
- the LOC109081543 gene encoding alpha-2,8-sialyltransferase 8E-like isoform X5: MKTFTQDLNDFLNCPCKPNMTEHEQNRLRLQFCCNATGSLLLTKRNTAVNQTIPYETSTTDTYTMNAAIHSMLPEDFPWSGRRLGRCAVVGSGGILKNSSCGREIDIADFVIRFNLAYINDSDVGLKTDLITINPTQIQREFKNMERNPDPLVDRVSVYGNASLAIPAFAYTFCTGLSIKTLKVLHPIRPQQPVAFFSPIYLRAMDRFWKGRGLKSVRLSSGFMLINTALELCEDVHVYGFWPFGADLQDNPVPYHYYDQLRPHPYMHKMPEEFVRLLQLHSQGALTLHLQPCSSDTP, translated from the exons ATGAAGACTTTCACTCAGGACCTCAATGATTTCTTAAACTGCCCATGCAAACCGAACATGACCGAGCACGAGCAAAACAG aTTGAGGCTGCAGTTTTGCTGTAACGCCACAGGATCGTTACTCCTCACCAAACGAAACACAGCTGTCAATCAGACCATCCCATATGAGACAAGCACAACAGATACATACACAATGAATGCAGCCATTCACAGCATGCTGcctgag gATTTCCCCTGGAGCGGGCGTCGTCTGGGTCGGTGTGCTGTGGTCGGCAGTGGAGGgattctgaagaacagcagctGTGGACGTGAGATTGACATCGCAGATTTCGTTATACG gTTTAATTTGGCTTACATTAATGACAGTGATGTTGGGCTGAAGACGGATCTGATAACCATCAACCCCACTCAGATTCAGAGAGA attcAAAAACATGGAGCGAAATCCGGATCCGCTGGTGGATCGGGTCAGTGTGTACGGAAACGCCTCCCTTGCTATTCCTGCCTTTGCCTACACTTTCTGCACTGGACTGTCCATCAAAACTCTCAAAGTCCTCCATCCAATCAGACCCCAGCAGCCGGTGGCGTTCTTCAGCCCAATTTACCTGCGGGCAATGGACCGTTTCTGGAAGGGGCGTGGCCTGAAGTCAGTCCGCCTCTCCTCGGGGTTTATGCTAATTAACACGGCTCTGGAACTGTGTGAGGATGTGCACGTGTACGGATTCTGGCCGTTTGGCGCCGATCTGCAGGACAATCCCGTTCCGTACCATTATTACGACCAGCTGAGGCCGCACCCCTACATGCACAAAATGCCGGAGGAGTTTGTGCGGCTTCTGCAGCTCCACAGCCAGGGGGCGCTGACACTGCACCTGCAGCCCTGCTCCTCAGACACACCCTGA